One stretch of Eupeodes corollae chromosome 2, idEupCoro1.1, whole genome shotgun sequence DNA includes these proteins:
- the LOC129945010 gene encoding U7 snRNA-associated Sm-like protein LSm11 — protein MSDKPSSSKSHKDVSEQSLPPELDITSDEFDPFQALYANTDIKLTNRKAQIIYQNFAALEIEYTKKGLYGLSLKPKDNTKEPSKNVAPTATEPQPSTSGRRFLPHQMAIKSSGPRKKNTRSLTRLIETMEGPLAALRDCMRDGRQIKIHTRSEHGVRGTITGFIISFDKHWNILLRDVHETWKRRKYKYDENKFCGTPSDCSERLRRLGITLPVASVKSLNRKNVELSRSIPNLFIRGDEIVVVIVGKVEGKKSEIQSIE, from the exons ATGAGTGATAAACCGTCCTCTTCTAAATCGCACAAAGATGTTTCAGAGCAATCACTGCCACCAGAATTGGATATAACCAGCGATGAATTCGATCCATTCCAAGCTCTCTATGCAAATACTGATATCAAGTTAACAAACAGGAAAGCACAGATTATTTACCAAAACTTTGCTGCTTTGGAGATAGAATACACCAAAAAAGGTCTATATGGTTTGTCTTTAAAGCCAAAAGATAACACAAAAGAGCCCAGTAAGAATGTTGCTCCAACGGCAACGGAGCCACAGCCTTCTACTAGTGGCAGACGTTTCTTGCCACATCAAA tGGCAATTAAATCTAGTGGACCAAGAAAGAAGAACACAAGAAGTCTGACCAGGCTAATCGAAACCATGGAGGGACCATTGGCTGCTTTACGCGACTGTATGCGTGATGGGCGTCAAATAAAAATCCACACACGATCAGAGCACGGAGTCCGGGGTACAATTACAGGCTTTATAATAAGCTTCGACAAACATTGGAATATTTTACTGAGAGATGTTCATGAAACTTGGAAGAGAAGGAAGTACAAGTATGATGAGAATAAGTTTTGTG gaaCACCCTCGGATTGCAGTGAACGACTTAGGCGCTTAGGAATAACATTGCCTGTGGCTAGTGTCAAAAGTTTAAACAGAAAGAATGTTGAATTGAGCCGGAGTATTCCGAACCTTTTTATTCGGGGAGATgagattgttgttgttattgttgggAAAGTGGAAGGAAAGAAATCTGAGATTCAAAGTATTGAATAG